In one window of Dyella thiooxydans DNA:
- a CDS encoding DMT family transporter produces MTALQHRHAPDPGFYALLLGATFLMGSSFIAGKILLSQGVPAILLVGWRFLVAATATLPLLLASRKPLARVLWPAGMHWRHVPVVAAIGLLQTAAVMGLLFVGMRTIPAAAAAILLFSNPIWVALLGRLILHERLGAVRLGGLVLGMAGVALAIGPGALLQGQRAALAGELCCLGSALCWAAATTLNKRAALPIGGLALNFWQMLVGSLVLLALAHAGGERWPAGFTLADWGWFAWLAIPASAGSFGLWFVALRRGGATHASGWLFLAPLFAVLLSFVVLHTTLAPSQWLGGAAIAGGLWLVNRAPRAGSPPAAA; encoded by the coding sequence ATGACCGCCCTGCAGCACCGGCACGCGCCGGATCCCGGTTTCTACGCCCTGTTGCTGGGAGCCACCTTCCTGATGGGTTCGAGTTTCATCGCCGGCAAGATCCTGCTGTCGCAGGGTGTGCCGGCGATCCTGCTGGTCGGATGGCGGTTCCTGGTGGCGGCGACGGCGACCCTGCCGCTGCTGCTGGCCAGCCGGAAGCCATTGGCCCGGGTGCTGTGGCCGGCGGGCATGCACTGGCGCCACGTACCGGTCGTCGCGGCGATCGGCCTGCTGCAGACCGCCGCCGTGATGGGCCTGCTGTTTGTCGGCATGCGCACGATCCCGGCCGCGGCGGCGGCGATCCTGTTGTTCAGCAACCCGATCTGGGTGGCCTTGCTGGGGCGCCTGATCCTGCACGAGCGCCTGGGTGCGGTAAGGCTCGGCGGGCTCGTGCTCGGCATGGCCGGCGTGGCGCTGGCGATCGGGCCGGGCGCGCTGCTGCAGGGGCAGCGTGCGGCCTTGGCCGGCGAGCTGTGCTGTCTGGGATCGGCGCTCTGCTGGGCGGCGGCGACCACGCTGAACAAGCGCGCCGCGCTGCCCATCGGCGGGCTGGCATTGAATTTCTGGCAGATGCTGGTGGGATCGCTGGTACTGCTGGCGCTGGCGCATGCCGGAGGCGAGCGCTGGCCGGCGGGGTTCACCCTGGCTGACTGGGGCTGGTTCGCCTGGCTGGCGATACCCGCATCCGCCGGGTCGTTCGGGCTGTGGTTCGTGGCGCTGCGCCGGGGTGGCGCCACCCATGCCAGCGGCTGGCTGTTCCTGGCGCCGTTGTTCGCGGTGTTGCTGAGCTTCGTGGTGCTGCACACCACGCTGGCGCCATCGCAATGGCTGGGCGGTGCGGCCATCGCCGGCGGACTATGGCTGGTGAACCGCGCGCCTAGAGCAGGTTCTCCACCGGCAGCAGCTTGA